A window from Pseudomonas sp. MRSN 12121 encodes these proteins:
- a CDS encoding phytanoyl-CoA dioxygenase family protein has translation MHTCIQNLIDQGAHIFGEILDADRTQALYREMIAARAFGAGLFMDEAEYLAQENHLNANPNKTFNFLNAFEPQLQFIEQDPRLTAVLGEVLGTDYEVVIKKAVCGVPDSWLPDWVRERIRDVNVANLGPYIKKPFRDITYFRGIDFHQDIIDWPQGRVELDPSTFLTLYVYLHQVTENDSPLHLIPGTHRFGATLFPHRLEHQEHDLWTYADDQGQQMACQDHRLTGGPGYVGLWHNCTLHGTRPVANESEQFRLSLRYLLGKSRSNTSKTAIDTINDTIQGELQPVRTRRDLDAKGVAQIKGNIINNNR, from the coding sequence ATGCACACCTGCATCCAAAACCTCATTGACCAGGGCGCCCATATTTTCGGCGAGATCCTGGACGCCGACCGCACCCAGGCGCTCTACCGCGAGATGATCGCCGCACGGGCCTTCGGCGCGGGCCTGTTCATGGATGAGGCGGAATACCTCGCTCAGGAAAATCATCTCAACGCCAACCCGAACAAGACGTTCAACTTCCTCAACGCTTTCGAGCCGCAACTGCAGTTCATCGAGCAGGACCCACGGCTTACCGCCGTGCTCGGCGAAGTGCTCGGCACCGACTATGAAGTGGTGATCAAGAAAGCGGTCTGCGGCGTACCGGACTCATGGCTGCCGGACTGGGTGCGGGAACGGATCCGCGACGTGAATGTGGCGAATCTCGGGCCGTATATCAAAAAACCCTTTCGCGACATCACTTACTTCCGCGGAATCGACTTTCACCAGGACATCATCGACTGGCCCCAGGGACGCGTGGAACTCGACCCTTCGACTTTCCTGACCCTTTATGTGTACCTGCACCAGGTCACCGAAAATGATTCGCCCCTGCACCTGATACCCGGCACTCATCGCTTTGGCGCCACCCTGTTCCCACATCGACTGGAGCACCAGGAACACGACCTGTGGACCTACGCCGATGACCAAGGGCAGCAGATGGCCTGCCAGGACCACCGGCTGACAGGCGGGCCCGGTTATGTCGGGCTCTGGCACAACTGCACCTTGCACGGCACCCGCCCGGTGGCCAATGAATCGGAACAGTTCCGTCTGTCACTGCGCTATCTGCTGGGCAAGTCCCGAAGCAATACCAGCAAGACGGCAATCGACACCATCAACGATACAATCCAGGGTGAGCTGCAACCGGTCAGAACCCGCCGCGACCTGGACGCCAAGGGCGTCGCTCAGATCAAGGGCAACATCATCAATAACAACCGATAG
- a CDS encoding glycosyltransferase family 61 protein, whose product MSTGFGQKARVLIFGTGAGGVNFYKYNHRRYQVIGFVDNNQQKQGQHLFGKLIHAPQQLGTLMFDKIIIASDYYREIYSQLTQTLAIDEQKVEVFHSAQIRAQLPWRQRLNKRLEQLGQELLCRKPGVLSDLLYRLFFQRQDVRRLALRWLDESDEHKVHVFRPRQQGSSQPPRFVHHAKPAITLEFPEIALYHFRQGQVCSVSRSVILPGEQLILERVPTATSANADYSAAHLLYHGQRLALVRTGHPIELKKGLLISGCNELNYYHWTVEVLSQLQFVAELPAQYADYPLLISKSSQDIPSIKALIEAIGVDRPLILLENITSYQVADLLMISAPNNMIPNFKGVAQNSASSGFTRSDSINFLREKALGLAGDIPVSALPKRVFLARKGFLRHYNQSEILELLKPYGFTCVYMEEQDINHQIAIMANAEVIIGPTGAAWTNLIFASKNARALCWMAEEYGELSCFSNLAAIVGVEMDYIAYQVGSTDSRELYYRNYRVDAKSVENWLQQHLSKSVEGETR is encoded by the coding sequence GTGTCGACAGGGTTTGGACAGAAGGCGCGGGTGCTGATCTTTGGCACCGGCGCCGGCGGGGTCAACTTCTACAAGTACAACCATCGCCGCTACCAGGTGATCGGCTTTGTCGATAACAACCAGCAGAAACAAGGCCAGCACCTGTTCGGCAAGTTGATCCACGCCCCTCAACAACTGGGCACGCTGATGTTCGACAAGATCATCATTGCCAGTGACTACTACCGTGAAATCTACTCGCAGCTCACGCAGACGCTGGCCATCGACGAACAAAAGGTCGAGGTATTCCATAGCGCGCAGATCCGCGCGCAACTGCCATGGCGCCAGCGTCTGAATAAACGCCTGGAGCAGTTGGGCCAGGAGCTTCTGTGCAGAAAGCCGGGCGTGCTCAGCGACCTGCTGTACCGCCTGTTCTTTCAACGCCAGGATGTCCGCCGCCTGGCCCTGCGCTGGTTGGACGAAAGCGACGAGCACAAGGTCCATGTATTTCGCCCGCGCCAACAAGGTAGCAGCCAGCCCCCGCGATTCGTCCATCACGCAAAACCGGCGATCACCCTCGAGTTCCCCGAGATCGCCCTGTATCACTTCCGTCAGGGGCAGGTTTGCTCGGTATCGCGCTCGGTCATCCTGCCCGGCGAACAATTGATCCTGGAGCGAGTACCCACTGCAACCTCTGCAAATGCCGACTACAGCGCCGCGCACCTGCTTTATCACGGACAGCGTCTGGCGCTGGTCCGGACGGGGCACCCTATCGAACTGAAGAAAGGCCTGCTGATCAGCGGCTGCAATGAACTCAACTATTACCACTGGACGGTGGAGGTCTTGTCGCAACTGCAATTCGTCGCCGAATTGCCTGCACAATATGCCGACTATCCGCTGCTGATCTCCAAGAGCAGCCAGGACATTCCTTCGATCAAGGCCCTGATCGAGGCCATTGGCGTTGATCGCCCGCTGATACTGCTGGAAAACATCACCAGCTACCAAGTGGCCGATCTTTTGATGATCAGCGCGCCCAACAATATGATCCCGAATTTCAAAGGCGTGGCCCAGAACAGCGCCAGCAGTGGCTTCACCCGTTCGGACTCGATCAATTTCCTGCGCGAAAAAGCCTTGGGCCTGGCCGGGGATATTCCTGTCAGCGCGCTGCCTAAAAGAGTGTTCCTGGCCCGCAAGGGGTTTCTAAGGCACTACAACCAGAGTGAAATCCTCGAGTTGCTCAAGCCCTATGGTTTTACCTGTGTCTACATGGAAGAACAGGACATCAACCATCAGATAGCGATCATGGCCAACGCCGAGGTGATAATCGGCCCCACAGGAGCCGCCTGGACCAATCTGATCTTCGCATCGAAAAATGCCCGCGCCCTGTGCTGGATGGCCGAGGAATACGGGGAACTATCGTGCTTTTCCAATCTGGCAGCGATCGTCGGCGTCGAAATGGACTACATCGCTTACCAGGTAGGTTCGACAGACTCGCGGGAACTGTATTACCGAAACTACCGTGTCGACGCCAAGAGCGTTGAAAACTGGCTGCAACAGCATCTGTCGAAAAGCGTCGAAGGGGAGACACGATGA
- a CDS encoding FdtA/QdtA family cupin domain-containing protein yields the protein MKIHILPLQTHGDDRGSLIALEEGKNIPFAVKRVYYMFNTGEGVRRGYHAHKTLKQVAIAVRGSCRFLLDDGREKIDITLDNPCQGLLIESFIWREMYDFSPDCVLMVLADQLYEEGDYVRDYAQFLDMIEQ from the coding sequence ATGAAGATTCACATTCTGCCGCTACAGACTCATGGCGATGACCGCGGCTCGCTGATCGCCTTGGAAGAGGGAAAAAACATCCCCTTCGCGGTCAAGCGGGTGTACTACATGTTCAACACTGGCGAAGGGGTCCGTCGCGGCTACCATGCCCATAAAACCCTGAAACAGGTGGCGATCGCGGTACGCGGCTCCTGCCGTTTCCTGCTGGACGACGGCCGGGAAAAAATCGATATCACGCTGGACAACCCTTGCCAGGGCTTGCTGATCGAATCGTTCATCTGGCGGGAAATGTATGATTTCTCTCCTGACTGCGTACTGATGGTTCTGGCCGATCAACTCTATGAAGAAGGTGACTATGTCCGTGACTACGCCCAGTTTCTGGACATGATCGAACAATGA
- a CDS encoding DegT/DnrJ/EryC1/StrS aminotransferase family protein translates to MNQMMNIPFLDLKGINHQYAEQLKAACNRVIDSGWYLMGRELEQFEATFADYCGSQHAIGVANGLDALTLVLRAWKEQGRLRAGDEVIVQSNTFIATISAILENDLAPILVDVDPTTHNLEIDAVERAITDKTRVILPVHLYGQLSPMPQIMALAKQHGLLVLEDAAQAHGAELAGRKAGNWGDAAAFSFYPGKNLGALGDGGAVTTNDAELAALVRALGNYGSRIKYQHDHQGVNSRLDEIQAAMLSVKLAHLDSDTARRRDVARYYSEHIRHPHIILPCVETASAHVWHLYVITCPWRDELKAYLAERGIQCLIHYPMAITEQQAYRDLARTSRATRTPLHGSVLSLPIYPTLPQEQQRYIVAAINQFTAPH, encoded by the coding sequence ATGAACCAGATGATGAATATCCCGTTTCTGGATTTGAAAGGTATCAATCACCAGTATGCCGAGCAGCTTAAAGCGGCGTGCAATCGAGTGATCGATTCAGGCTGGTACCTGATGGGACGCGAGCTCGAGCAGTTCGAAGCGACCTTTGCCGACTACTGTGGCAGCCAGCACGCCATCGGCGTCGCCAATGGCCTGGATGCCCTGACGCTGGTCCTGCGCGCCTGGAAAGAACAAGGCCGGCTGCGGGCCGGCGATGAAGTGATCGTTCAGAGCAACACCTTTATCGCGACCATCTCGGCGATTCTGGAAAACGATCTGGCGCCGATCCTGGTGGATGTCGATCCCACTACCCATAACCTGGAGATCGACGCCGTTGAACGAGCCATTACCGACAAGACCCGGGTCATCCTGCCGGTGCATCTTTACGGGCAACTGTCGCCGATGCCTCAGATCATGGCCCTGGCCAAACAACATGGACTGTTGGTGCTCGAGGACGCGGCGCAGGCTCATGGGGCCGAACTGGCCGGGCGCAAGGCCGGTAACTGGGGGGATGCCGCGGCGTTCAGTTTCTACCCCGGCAAGAACCTCGGCGCCCTGGGCGATGGTGGCGCCGTTACCACCAATGACGCAGAGTTGGCGGCTCTGGTCCGGGCCCTGGGCAACTACGGTTCACGCATCAAGTATCAGCATGACCATCAGGGGGTGAACAGCCGCCTCGATGAAATCCAGGCCGCGATGCTGAGCGTCAAGCTGGCCCACCTGGACAGCGATACCGCCCGGCGGCGCGATGTCGCCCGCTACTACAGCGAACACATCCGTCATCCACACATCATCCTGCCTTGCGTCGAAACGGCGAGCGCCCATGTCTGGCACCTGTATGTCATTACCTGCCCATGGCGCGACGAGCTGAAAGCCTACCTGGCCGAGCGTGGCATCCAATGCCTGATCCACTACCCGATGGCGATTACCGAACAACAGGCCTACCGCGACCTGGCCAGAACGTCCCGGGCAACCAGGACACCGCTCCATGGCTCGGTCTTGTCATTGCCGATCTACCCGACGCTCCCCCAGGAACAACAGCGCTATATAGTCGCGGCCATCAACCAGTTCACGGCTCCCCATTAA
- a CDS encoding ankyrin repeat domain-containing protein, with amino-acid sequence MIVIAGKNDISVFGLEWALRQFSPDEVAVVCNRTDPGIDGWQRSLRAAAQRYGVREISLEAAYEVASVAFLSLEFDRIVVPERFSITRVFNIHFSKLPEYKGMFTSVWPLLESRDEAGVTLHIIDRGIDTGDIVAQQVFPIEPWWTCRDLYFAFNQHASRLLEQWFARLVDGTVPAEPQSAAGASYFSRDAIDYGALKIDPLSTAWSLRNKIRAFAFREYQFLQWQGESVVSATILPGRSSFKAGTLIDATPDYVELSTIDYDVRLNFDRLPQMLAACEQGDLAAVMALQANIAGYNDANSKGWTPLIVASYAGAYAVVEWLLQQGADPGRANHKGTTPLMYAKDAFLAGRCRKTFPLLLRKGATLEAVDHCGRALADYVTEEQLALLRDAR; translated from the coding sequence ATGATTGTCATTGCTGGAAAAAACGACATTTCTGTATTCGGCCTGGAATGGGCTCTGCGCCAGTTCTCCCCCGATGAAGTGGCCGTGGTGTGCAACCGTACCGACCCAGGTATCGATGGCTGGCAACGTTCATTGCGCGCGGCGGCGCAAAGGTACGGCGTGCGAGAAATCAGCCTGGAGGCGGCGTACGAAGTCGCTTCTGTCGCATTCCTTTCCCTGGAGTTCGACCGGATTGTCGTCCCCGAGCGCTTTTCCATCACTCGGGTGTTCAATATTCATTTCTCGAAGTTGCCCGAATACAAGGGAATGTTTACTTCGGTCTGGCCGTTGCTGGAGTCCAGGGACGAGGCGGGTGTCACTCTGCATATCATCGACCGGGGAATCGATACGGGGGATATCGTCGCGCAGCAGGTGTTTCCGATCGAACCATGGTGGACCTGCCGCGATCTTTACTTCGCGTTCAATCAGCACGCCAGCCGTTTGCTGGAACAGTGGTTCGCCAGGCTGGTCGATGGGACTGTCCCTGCCGAGCCACAGAGTGCTGCAGGGGCCAGCTATTTCTCGCGGGATGCCATCGACTATGGGGCGTTGAAGATCGACCCGCTGTCGACGGCCTGGTCGCTGCGCAACAAAATCAGGGCATTCGCTTTTCGTGAATATCAGTTCCTGCAATGGCAGGGCGAGTCGGTCGTTTCGGCGACCATTTTGCCTGGACGTTCATCTTTCAAGGCCGGAACCCTGATCGATGCCACCCCTGACTATGTCGAGCTCTCTACCATCGACTATGACGTCAGGCTGAACTTCGATCGCTTGCCGCAGATGCTCGCCGCATGCGAACAGGGCGATCTAGCCGCGGTCATGGCACTTCAGGCGAATATCGCTGGCTACAACGATGCCAACTCGAAAGGCTGGACGCCGTTGATCGTCGCCAGTTATGCCGGCGCCTATGCGGTGGTGGAGTGGCTGTTGCAGCAGGGGGCGGACCCGGGGAGGGCGAACCATAAAGGGACTACGCCATTGATGTATGCCAAGGACGCTTTTCTGGCCGGACGCTGCCGTAAAACCTTTCCATTGTTGCTGCGAAAAGGAGCAACGCTGGAGGCGGTCGACCATTGCGGGCGTGCGCTTGCCGACTATGTGACAGAGGAGCAGCTTGCTCTGTTGCGAGACGCCCGCTAG
- a CDS encoding PA3371 family protein — MSRIAKGFLIVAVLSAVLGCLTTENSSGDAFLIASGVFSGLFLLALIAGRKIKFDPVLR; from the coding sequence ATGTCCCGAATCGCCAAAGGCTTTCTTATCGTGGCTGTACTCAGTGCAGTACTGGGCTGCCTCACCACTGAAAACAGCTCGGGCGATGCATTTCTGATTGCGAGTGGTGTTTTTTCCGGTTTGTTCCTGCTGGCGCTTATAGCGGGACGCAAAATCAAGTTCGATCCGGTCCTGCGCTGA
- the phnN gene encoding phosphonate metabolism protein/1,5-bisphosphokinase (PRPP-forming) PhnN — translation MPGRLIYLIGPSGSGKDSLIDAARGALEQLNCEVVRRVITRSAESVGEDAQGVSADEFDRLEQQGAFALSWRANDLAYGIPAEIDEWLAAGRNVLVNGSRAYLEQARQRYPQLLAILLTVNPEVLRQRLMGRGRESAVQIEARLKRSAAFSMDTGATEGGPVFSLDNSGELSMTLKRFLTLLVAQGISAGPDRT, via the coding sequence ATGCCAGGCAGACTGATTTATTTGATAGGGCCTTCCGGATCGGGCAAGGACAGCCTGATCGATGCTGCGCGTGGGGCATTGGAACAGTTGAATTGCGAAGTGGTGCGACGGGTAATCACGCGGTCTGCGGAGTCTGTCGGGGAGGATGCCCAGGGCGTCAGTGCCGATGAGTTCGACCGCCTGGAACAGCAGGGCGCCTTTGCTTTGAGCTGGCGCGCCAATGACCTGGCGTACGGTATTCCCGCAGAAATCGATGAATGGTTGGCCGCTGGGCGCAATGTCCTGGTCAATGGTTCCCGAGCCTACCTGGAGCAGGCGCGTCAGCGTTACCCGCAGCTTCTAGCCATTCTGTTGACGGTAAATCCTGAAGTGTTGCGGCAGCGTTTGATGGGGCGCGGGCGGGAAAGTGCCGTGCAAATTGAAGCGAGGCTCAAGAGAAGCGCTGCCTTTTCTATGGACACCGGAGCGACGGAAGGAGGGCCAGTGTTTTCTCTGGATAATTCGGGTGAGTTATCCATGACGCTGAAGCGTTTTTTGACGCTGTTGGTCGCTCAGGGAATCAGCGCAGGACCGGATCGAACTTGA
- a CDS encoding Arc family DNA-binding protein — MRPLKQAIYSSRTADKFVVRLPDGMRERIAEVARNHHRSMNSEIIARLEQSLIQEGALGEELSMRLDSPELSLHERELLQRFRQLSHRQQNALVSLIAHDAEMAADAS, encoded by the coding sequence ATGCGCCCATTGAAACAGGCAATTTATTCCAGCCGTACGGCTGACAAGTTCGTCGTACGTCTACCCGACGGGATGCGTGAACGCATTGCCGAGGTGGCTCGCAATCATCACCGCAGCATGAACTCCGAAATCATCGCGCGCCTGGAACAGAGTCTTATTCAGGAAGGCGCCTTGGGTGAAGAGCTGAGCATGCGCCTGGACAGCCCGGAGCTGTCTTTGCATGAACGCGAACTGCTTCAACGTTTCCGTCAACTCTCCCACCGCCAGCAAAACGCCCTTGTTTCGCTGATCGCCCATGACGCCGAAATGGCCGCAGACGCTTCCTGA